The Lacerta agilis isolate rLacAgi1 chromosome 14, rLacAgi1.pri, whole genome shotgun sequence sequence TATTGatttgcaggttttaaaaaatagactTTAGGGACATAGCTTCAAAAGGAGACATAGCTTCCAAAGGGATGGATGTCTGCATTTCATTATATGAAGCTTATGTTACCCAGTTTATTAAGCAGCAGACACAAGGCAAATTGGGGCTGGaatgaggaaggaagaaaaaaaacgtGTTGCTTTCGAGGTTCACTGATCCATGAGAAAATATAAGGACTACCAACTAACTTTTAGACTTACATACAACGCCACCTTAACTGGGCTCAGGGGAAGCAAGGAGAAAAATGGCTTCCAACTAGGATAGCTTTGTGGAAAGTGTCCCAGAAATAGGGAGGCAGAACAGACTGATGTGCATACCACCAATTTAGCTTGGCTTCTGTGAGCAGCTCTTTCTCTGGAATGCCTCCTAAAAATGGACCACTGGTTGCATTGCAAATAGTGGTATCTTAATTTTATATATGAATTCTGCCCTCCTGTGGTAGAGGCTGCAGCAAGCACAGAGGAGTCATTTGTGGCAATGTTGCAGAGATTACAGAAATAACACTGCATTGACATGACTGTTAACTCTCACTGTGTAAGGGTAAGCCTCACTGAAATACACAAACACAAGACAGATGTTTAAATCTACTAATGGGAAGACTATGTAACCTACAGACAGTATTACTTCAGTAATAATGTCAGCTCAGGCATCACAGAAAGATCTAGCTGTCTCCAATAGCATCACAAGAGGAAGGCAGTGTGTGAAACATGCATTCAGCCATAGCAGAGAATCAGTACAGCTTAAGACAGATTGTTTTCCCAAGTCTGAGAGCTGGCATGCTTGCCTGTTCTGTAACTCAACTGCAATTTTCTTGAGGTCTTTTAAGTTGCTGAGAACAAAAGGACCTATGTATGGTGAGTAGCCGTATCGTAGCCAACGTAGCATACATCCAATGATTTGGGACTCTCAGTGATGTTTAGAAATGTAGCCTACAGCTGTCAATCTTCACCAACTGGGAGTAACAGGATTTCCCTTTGCCAGGCAACAATAATTATCAACTGCTGTGTTTCATCAAGGAATGACATGACTAAGTAGATAGGACTTTTGCATGCAGCACATGAGCTGTGCTATTTAGGGGTGCTAAGAGGCACTCAGAACAACAGAGCAAGTTAGTAGCCTAACATCCAGAGTATACATTAAGAAGTCCCAACATTTAACACTACATGTGGAACAATGGGACTGTTTTCTAGTGTGCTCTTAACTCTCCATGCAAACAGAAATCTCAAAGCAAGGCATGTAGACACTTGTATACTAAGTGACTGGCATTCACAAGCAACATCCAAAGTGACATaggatttaatttaaaaagcaacGCTTACCAGCCAGACTGAACAACTGCACAGATACGGTACACAGTCAATATGATTCTACTCTTTTGTGGTGACTACCAACCATTCTGCACTGCAGGCCAGATAATCTGTCATGAAATCTCAAAACTTGTGTTGCATTTCAGCTAGTGTTTCATTTTACAGACACACATAGGGCCGTGTCTCCACTACAAGCTTAAACTGCTTAAAGTATCCTGGTGCTGTGAGAAATTTCTAACATACAACATTCAGACcttgtaaaaaacacacacaattcccagtttttaaagtttgttttccATATAGATGCATCCAAAATTTGATGCTAGGCAATGATTCTGTGTATTTCTCTTAATCAGTACCAATGGACTGAGCAGGGCTGTTTGAGCCCTGAATTTTCAACAAGCTTTTTGAAGTATCTATCTTCTCCATAAATAATTGGCTGGTGCATACAATATATCTTAAAGCAAGCAAGTGGGCATTATTGGACTCTTAAATGTTTGTGACTTCCGTTGTTTGAAAAGGCTGCGTTAGTCTGAACTTGATAACAAGACAGTTATTTAATGAACACAGATTTCTAATCCAAAATATATATTGTAATGGGCAGTTATTAAGGGACAAAAGCAAGTCAAGAAAACCTGTGCACACCCATGCAGTTTAAAGACTTACCCCACTGTATCAGACATGAGTTATGCTTCTTGCTAAATTGGAAAACAAGAATTGACAGTATTTAAGTCCCTGCTGTTTACCATTTACAACAATACTGTAATTAACTTTCATAACAATCTTGATCAATGCAGATTTCTCACATACTGATTTCTCCTTGTCCCATCTCAATTATCCTGAATTAAGTATCATATAAACCTGGACAAGTTAACAGAGGGGAAACCACCAAAAGACATAGGAAGGGCAGAAACCAGGGAAAATAACATTTGAGATCCTTTGCAGAAACTCGGAAATAGTGACCAATTTTATTCCAAGTATTCCACTTACACAAGAGCCCAGTGACTGCATGACTCAGGTCTTGATCTCACCTGAGGACTTCCCTTTAGCTTTACCATCACACCTTAAGCTTCTGCACACATTGacagtggggtggagggggcacAAACTGCCTTATGTCAACAATGATGCCAGAAGTAATTTATTGAAGATAATAGTAGGGGCAGGATAAATACTGCCACTGTATGTTCGGGTGTCAGTGGAGGGTAGGGGGAGGGAAGTGATAAGGCCAGAGGAAATCAATGAGAAACCTGCCTTGGATAACTTGGTAAGGTATCAGTAGAAAGTGGTGCACATCGATCCCAAAAGGACAAAATTCACAAAggtaaaatgaaatattttgttgGACCAACTTATGATATTACAGAGTTTCATTAATTATTTACTGTGCAGTTTGCCTGCCTGAGAAATAATTCTGTAATGGTCTAAAGCTTAAGTGTGCCCCTAAATTGGACCAATAAGTTACATCTCCAATAAAATTAACAAAATTCTCGAGAAAGCAAACACCTTGCTTTTTTGAGGGATGAAAGCAGCACAAAACTTCCACCAGACTCAAATAATTtttctctattttattttctgccaaaACACCATTAAGACATTGGCGAGACTTGGACCCTTACTATCAAAATTATAACTGAGGCAACTGTTCCACTCCAAACAGTCTCAAGTACTCAACACAGTCAGAACAAGGAATGGAGCATCATAAAGGCAAATATATTTGATTGTCAAAGGCAGGttgagtttccccccccccctaatcagACTTACCTGAACACACAGAGTTCATTGAGCTTTCTCCCTGCATTAATGAACACCCAATTCCTTCAGATTATGAATTTGGACTTGTAGTGCTTATCTTTTTGGTCTTTTCACTCATTCCTTTAAGGCCACAATCCTGAACCATATACATATTAAttttattgaaatcaatgggactactCCAAAGTAGAAAAGGGCATCACCAAAAATTACAGTGAAACCCTCAAAAGTAAGGACTCTGAAATCTTTTAGTATAGGACTGAAAATAATTCAACTATTAGAATATCCGGTTTTCACCACAATCTCTTTGTAAACTCAAATGCCTCTAGATAAATATaactataaaatatttataagcaTAGGAACGTTTTGAAGCTCTGTGAAAGATTGTGCTTTACTTATAATATATaggggtttgtttgttattaaacTATTGCACATGGCTCCAAGTTTAAGAAAATCAAGCGCATTCATAGCaactgcagttttttttaaaaaaaagaaataattttgcGAAAGCAAATAAAACTAATGGGTTaaactgcaaattttgaaatgGTATGAGATTtatcagtattttaaaataagtaaaaaataCTTCACACAACCTGTATAAATGCTTTAAGAGGAATTGAGAGGCCCCAATACACTGGAAAATTCTCCTTCACCCACACCTAAATGGAATAAACtccagggaaagggggagggaggctgtGCTGTAACACTGCACATCTGTGAACACATCTACAGATTTCCAGAACAATTATTTTGCTGGCCTCTATATCTGCATCCCATCTGTGGGGAAAACTAAAGGATTGAAGAGTTTGAAAACTGTGCCTACCTCCATATTATGGCTAAAATACATCCAAGTTCATATGTGATGCTCACAATCCTCTCAACCTATTTAACGCCCAGAAAACTAGATCTCCTTCAATAATCCTCAGTGCCTAAACGTAACTGCTTAGGTTACAGTTAGAGGACCATGCTGAGCATGGCAAGACAGAAAGGCATTTTTCAAACTCcatttattcaagttagcactcTATTTGTGACCGTGGCATCCTCCGCAAACTTAAGGAATGACGGTGTATCTCCTGCATCTGCCGGATCCGGTCCTTCTGCCACATTAGGTTTTGCGGCATTGGATATCTCTGGGTACCATGCAAGGACCGGAAGGGGATTCTGACATGACAGGCTGTTGCACGACAGCGAGGCTGGGGCATGGGAGGGAGCAACAGCCAGCGCTTCCTCTCAGCACAGTAGCGATACGCCTCTTTCCTGTATTGTTTGTCTGTGTCATCACTGTTCTTCCATCCACCTATGATGAACACATCATCTTTGTAATAGCAGACAGCTGCCCCTTCAATACTAAGAACCTCTGGGGGTAAACTTTCCAGAATGTCATCGGACACCTGGCTAGAGATCTTTCTCTTGACTTCTTCATGATCCTGTGGGTAGCTCCTAGGACAACATGAGGCTGTGTGGTAAAAGTTTGTGTTCGCCACAGCCATCTGAAAACAACAATAGTTGTCCAGGAGTGGCAGAGACTCAGAATCCTGCCACTGTCTTGCATCTACATCATATCGGATGATGACAGCTCTTAAGCCTTCCTCACTATCCCCGTCAACTGGTGTGCGGGCAGCCATATACACAAACCTGTCATCTACAGTGACCACTTTGACATCCCGAAGTATCTTTGGTGCAGACTCCAAATTTTGCCACTTGTCTTGATCAGGGTGGTAGACAGCTACATCTTTGAAACCAGGGATAAAATTCCCATGCCCACCAATGCTGTACAGGCTCCCTTTTACCTCGGCAAGGCCAAAAGAATGCTTCCTGGTTATCAGATTGGAAACCTGCTCCCAGACATTTCGATTTGGGTTGTATCTTTCTACAGTTTTGGCAAAGCCAGGCTCCATGGATCCTGCTACATAAACATAGGACTCTGTCACTACAACAGCATGTCCATCGAGATGATTGTGTATGTGAGGTAAATTCACCCATCTATCTTCGTCAATAAAATACCCCACACACTCACTCAAGTAGTCGCCTCCCTCGGACACACCACCAATAACCATGATAACATCCATGTTTTGCCCAAAGCGAGGCAGGCATGTTGCAGAAGTGACTTGTTGGAGGGTGCCTAACTGCAAATTCTCAGCCCTGAGAGCATGGCTTTCTACTGCTTCTGACACAAGATTGAGACAAGCTTCATCACTGGATACAAGCCTTTCAGATTTGACATGTCGGGTCAAGTAAGTGGGTTTCATCTGAGAAAGACGGAGAAGTTTAAAGAGTTCCCCAAAGTACTTTTCTCTTTCATCAGGGTTTCTTTGAACCCACTTTAAAACCATCTCAAAGAGAACTTCTTCTGAGTCCACTGTGATTTCTGAATCTGAAAGCCAGTCTCTGATGAGGTGAAATGGCAAAGTGAAAAACTCCTCATCTTGGATGACTTTGTAGAAGTTCCTCCTGATCATGTCAGCAGCTTTCAATGCCAGTTGGTTCAGCGAATACATGTGAGCCAAGCTATGGATGGCCACCGAGTTAGAGAGGTTCAGTTTCTTTTTCAGGAATTCCCCACAGAACTCCTTTAAACGCAACAATAAAAACctgcaaaacaaatacatatatatatattacaaatgGCTCACAGAGAGGAGTGAAGAAACATCATACTATATAACTAACAAATTGTACCCTGCTTTTCACTTTACAAACACCTAATAAGGACAGGTGACATTACCCTTTCTACACCTTCATGTAGCTACATTGAAGTGGCTTTAAGAGTTCAGCTCCACAAAATAGAAAGTCACATAAAACCATGACTCAGATGGGACATGATTTATACAGGTGGGGAAGAAACATTTAATAAGAACTCAACATTCACCTACATGGTTTCATCTCACTCATCTCCAATCTTCTGCAAACTTCATTGTTCCGCTGAGTCTATATATAAGTATATTACCATTATACCCAGTCAgcccaatggtccatctagtccagtattgtccACTCTTTTCCAACTAGCAATGGTTCCCATGGTCTCAAGCAAGGATTCCCCCCACCCAGTCccgctctacaatatcctttgtAAAGATACACTAAGGACTAAACTTCAGACCTTATATGTATTGCAATCATATGCTCCACTACTGAACTGTTGGCCCTTTTCGAGAACTACCGGTAACTTCCATGATGTGGAAAGTCACAACTAACTGGACTTTAGGCAGCTTCTCTCCCTTCAGAAACACATCCTTCTTACAGATCTTATCActcctctgccacagcctccttaaatcttgttacaggtaggtagctgtgttggtctgccatagtcaaaacaaaataaaataaaaaaattcattccagtagcaccttagagaccaactaagttagttcttggtatgagctttcgtgtgcatgcacacgaaagctcacaccaagaactaacttagttggtttctaaggtgctactggaaggaatttccgTAAATCTTGTGAATTTAAAAAACATTCAGCTATAAAAAGTAACccgttttaaaataaaatccaaatttaatacaaacatgtatcttaaaaataaatttatggcCCTGTTATGAATTTATGAAAGACTGATTATCTttgtaaaggaaggaaggaaggaaggaaggaaggaaggaaggaaggaaggaaatgactGGGGAAATATGTCAGTTAGTCATCATACATCACAGAATTTCATGTATTTATATGATGGTTGGGGTTGGCAGTTTACCCCACTTACCTACGATAAGTGGGTTTATCTTTACTTCAGCTGTATGTACAACTGGCTTAGCACTCTAAGCACTAATATTTTTCTACCTACCAAAGAACATGGTAAGGGAGAGAGTTTTCATGCATGAGCATAGCAATGACGGTACAGAGGGGGGATCTCAACATCAAcaaatgaaatacaaaatataGTCTATAACCACAAACCATTATGGAGGTGATTCAAATGATATAGTACCCCATCTAAATCTTGCATTATGGTTCCAAGTGTATTCTAATCGTCTGTAGCTGATGGAGACAACGCCCCAGCCACACCCTTCTCGCCACTTCTGATAATGCCTCATATTCTCCAGTGTCCATTGCATATAAAGTCCCGCCCCAGAGTGCTCACATCCTGGGGTTGTGCTTTTCCTTGTTATTGAGTATGCGGAGAAACTTTTTCTGCTATTGCTATATACCGTATGTTTTCTGCTATATACCATATGTTTCCATACCAAGACACATTATCCAGATTTCTCCCAAACATTGTACTATTGTTTTTTCTAGTAGGTGCCACCAAAAATGTGCTATCAAATTCTTATAACTTATCGTCTTATTAGATGCTATAAATATTGATACAATAAACAACTCTGGAGCATATTATTATGATTCCATCGAATTTGCTGAGTTGCATTATCTTGaacagggcaacccaaagcaacttacaaccaaacagACAACCTCCCAATCAATAtgttaaaaccaagaggaaaaagaaatgcatcccacccacttctaaaaggccacagataattaaaggccaaaggtctgggagaagaggaatgcattTGCCTGACATCTATCTATGCTGTTGGAATTTTTATCATTTCGGCATTCCACTACGGTCCAAAGCTTTTCAAAGTATGGGCATGTCaaccatatacagtcatacctctagttgtgTTAGGTTCAGGTTGCAGATTTTAGGGTTGTGAATGCGCAGAAATGTTCTGCGTGCTTTACGCATGTacagaagcgctctattgcgTCACGCACACGCGCAGAAGTGGCGCTCTACTTACAgtctttttggggtgcaaacagCATCCCGGAACGGATCACGTCCGTAAGTAAGGTACCACCTTATGTCAGTATGTCCCTTTTACTATGGATGGGACAATTAAGATGACAAAAAACCCTGATATACAGTTCTTGTGCTTAATGTGCGAAACAGCATACTGCCGATACATCTTGACGTGCCAGCAATTgcaaacttttctttaaaaaaaatacagtgtactgaatgcaatttcccccaccccccaaaacagtaaaataataataatatttaaagtgTATCATTCGACGTTAAACGAAGCTTCCGCTCAGTTTCTGATCACTGCCACCAATCCGCCAAGCCGCTGCGCTcctcttgaacccatgaccccccAACCCAGGCCACCCCCTCACCTGTCGGCCAGCTCCAGGACCTCGTGGACGTTGCCGGGGCTGACGCGGACGCGGCCCGTGTACATGAAGCCGATGACGGCCTCCACCGTCTCCGGGTCCGGCCCGGCCTCGGAGCTCCATCTGCGCAGCTCCACACGGCCCGACCGGGACTCGGCGAAGTCCCCCGAGAGGAGGGGGGCGAAGTATTCGGTGGCGGCTGCGAGGACCGAGCGGTGGGCGCGGAACTCCCGAGCGGGCGGTTCGGCGCTGGGGAAGGAGGCTCCGAGGCTGGCGCCCTTCTCCCTCCGCCCCTCCGCCgctgcctccgcctcctcctcgccGCCGTTACTGCCGCCGCCGGCGGCGAAAGCCAACGTGACGTCACAGAAGAGGCCCAACTGCCGCTGCTCGTTCTGCCGCCAGGCCAGTTCGGAACAGTGAGCCACGCACGAAAACACCTCCGAGTCGCTCTCCGCGTCCGTGCCGGCCTCCGCTTCCTGGGAGAGGGCGCCGTTCTCTGAGACGCCGCcgtggccgccgccgccgtccaAGTCCCCTCCGCCTCCAGCCGCCGCCATCttgagtgctctctctctctcgttcagCCCAGCTCTAGCGGGTTCTCTTCCTCTTGTGAGGCGGCGTCGCCCGCGTGACCATAGAGATGCAGAGCAGAGCGGCGGAAGAAACAAGGAGCGGGCGTCCGGCCGCTGACGGCCTCCGCGCGCGCCCTGCGTAGTTTCCCAATCATAGACTTAGGAACGGGTGTAGATAGATAAGCCCATCATGTGACTGCGGGGTTTGTCTGTGTCCTGCCCTTTCGCCGTCTCTTCCCACGCGGTGGAAAGCCGTTCATAGGAAAGGGCAGAGGGTGGATAGccagtggtcctccaggtgttgctggctTCCAGCTCCCAGTGTGGCAAATGGTTGGAatcagtgttccccccccccggaaaaaatgtcccttgcattgcagcgggttggactggatgacctttgaggATCCCATGATCATTGCAACTCGGATCTGAACACAAGAACATAAGCgtagtcctgctggatcaggcca is a genomic window containing:
- the KLHL11 gene encoding kelch-like protein 11 — its product is MAAAGGGGDLDGGGGHGGVSENGALSQEAEAGTDAESDSEVFSCVAHCSELAWRQNEQRQLGLFCDVTLAFAAGGGSNGGEEEAEAAAEGRREKGASLGASFPSAEPPAREFRAHRSVLAAATEYFAPLLSGDFAESRSGRVELRRWSSEAGPDPETVEAVIGFMYTGRVRVSPGNVHEVLELADRFLLLRLKEFCGEFLKKKLNLSNSVAIHSLAHMYSLNQLALKAADMIRRNFYKVIQDEEFFTLPFHLIRDWLSDSEITVDSEEVLFEMVLKWVQRNPDEREKYFGELFKLLRLSQMKPTYLTRHVKSERLVSSDEACLNLVSEAVESHALRAENLQLGTLQQVTSATCLPRFGQNMDVIMVIGGVSEGGDYLSECVGYFIDEDRWVNLPHIHNHLDGHAVVVTESYVYVAGSMEPGFAKTVERYNPNRNVWEQVSNLITRKHSFGLAEVKGSLYSIGGHGNFIPGFKDVAVYHPDQDKWQNLESAPKILRDVKVVTVDDRFVYMAARTPVDGDSEEGLRAVIIRYDVDARQWQDSESLPLLDNYCCFQMAVANTNFYHTASCCPRSYPQDHEEVKRKISSQVSDDILESLPPEVLSIEGAAVCYYKDDVFIIGGWKNSDDTDKQYRKEAYRYCAERKRWLLLPPMPQPRCRATACHVRIPFRSLHGTQRYPMPQNLMWQKDRIRQMQEIHRHSLSLRRMPRSQIEC